Within Pseudomonas tructae, the genomic segment CCGTGCCCACTCACCTTCGCTGGTCATCTCGAACACCCGAACCGCCAGGGTATCCCAGCCGAAGGGGCGCATCAGCAGGGTTGCCGGCATTTCCTTGAGCACGTCGACAAACACCAGCAGCGCCGCACTCAGGGCACCGGGCACCAGCAAGGGTAGATACACCTTGAAAAACAATCTTGGGCCACCGACCCCCAGGCTGCGGGAAGCTTCTGGCAAAGACGGCCGAATCCGCTCCAGGCTGTTTTCCAGCGGGCCGTAGGCTACGGCGATAAAGCGCACCAGGTACGCCAGCAGCAAGGCCGACAGGCTACCGAGCAGCAACGGCTTGCCAGCGCCTCCCAGCCAGTTGGAAAGTGGCACCACCAGTTGGTTATCGAGGTAGCTGAAGGCAAGCATGATCGACACCGCCAGTACCGAGCCGGGCAAGGCATAACCCAGGTTGGCCAGGCCGACGCCTGCGCGAATCCCCGAGGTTGGCGCCTGACGCCGGGCGAACGCCAGCACCAGGGCAACACAGACCGTAATCAGCGCTGCCATGCCGCCCAGGTAGAGGGTATGCAGGATCAACCCGGCGTAGCGCTCATCGAGGTCGAAACGCCCGCGCTGCCAGAACCACGTCACCAGTTGCAGCATCGGCACCACGAAGGCGCAGGCGAACACCAGCACACACCAGCTGCTGGCGGCCAATGCCTTGACGCCACGCAGGTGGTAGAGCGCCTTGCCCCGTGGCCGTTCATTGCTACTGCGCACCGCACCGCGGGCACGCCGCTCGCCGTACAGCACCAACATCACCGCCAGCAACAGCAGGCTGGCCAGCTGCGCAGCGCTGGAAAGGCTGAAGAAGCCATACCAGGTCTTGTAGATGGCCGTGGTGAAGGTGTCGAAGTTGAACACCGAGACTGCGCCAAAATCCGCCAGGGTCTCCATCAACGCCAGCGCCACACCCGCACCGATGGCCGGCCGTGCCATGGGCATGGCGACCCGCCAGAATGCCTGCAAGGGTGATAGCCCGAGCACCCGTGCAGCCTCCATCAGGCCTTTGCCCTGGGCCAGAAAGGCATTACGCGCCAACAGGTAGACGTACGGGTAGAACACCAGCACCAGCACGGTGATCACCCCACCGGTGGAACGCACCCGTGGCAAACGCATAGGCCCGAACCACTCGCGCAGCAAGGTTTGCACTGGCCCGGCGAAATCCAGCAGACCGACGAAGACGAACGCCAATACATAGGCCGGAATCGCGAAGGGCAGCATCAATGCCCAGTCGAGCCAGCGTCGCCCGGGGAATTCGCACAAGCTGGTGAGCCAGGCCAGGCTCACCCCCAGCACCGTCACTCCGACACCGACACCGAGGATCAGCGTCAGGGTGTTGCCCAGCAAGCGGCTCATCTGGGTGTCGAGCAGGTGCGACCAGATCTGCATGTCGACCGCCTGCCAGGACAGCAGCAGCACGCTCAGCGGCAGCAGTACCAGGGCGGCGATGCTGAAGACCAGGGGGTACCAGCGGCGTTGGGCGGGGTGGGCCAAGGGGATGGTTCTCTAGCGGATTCAAAGACGAATCGCGGGGCAAGCCCGCTCCCACAGGTTTGTGGGAGCGGGCTTGCCCCGCGATAGGGCCTCGGAAGGATAAAGCCTGAAGCTTAGTTCCAGCCAGCCCGATCCATCAGGCGAATGGCTTCGGCCTGGCGTTTGCCGGCCACTTCCACAGGAATGCTATCGGCTTTGAAGGTGCCCCAGGCGGCCACTTCTTCCGAAGGTTTCACAGCCGGGTTGGCCGGGAATTCCTGGTTCACGCCGGCGAAGATCTTCTGCGCCTCGGCGCCGGTCATCCATTCAACCAGCTTCTTCGCCGCCTCAGGATGCGGCGCATACTTGGTCAGGCCGATACCCGAAAGGTTGACGTGCACGCCACGGTCAGCCTGGTTGGGCCAGAACAGTTTGACCGCCAGCTTGGGGTTTTCCTTGTGCAGGCGACCGTAGTAGTAGGTGTTGACGATACCGACGTCGCACTGGCCGGCGTTGATCGCCTGCAGCAGCGCCGTGTCATCGGAGAACACGTCGGTGGACAGGTTGTTGACCCAGCCCTTGATGATCTCTTCGGTTTTCTTCTCGCCATGGGTTTCGATCAGGGTGGCGGTCAGTGACTGGTTGTAGACCTTCTTCGCGGTGCGCAGGCACAGGCGACCTTCCCAATTTTTGTCAGCCAGGGCTTCGTAGGTGGTCAGCTCTTCGGGTTTGACCCGCTCGGTGGAGTAGGCGATGGTCCGCGCGCGCAGGCTCAGGCCGGTCCAGTCGTGGGACGAGGCGCGGTATTGGGCCGGGATGTTCTTGTCGATGACGTCCGACTTGATCGGCTGCAGGATGCCCATCTGCTCGGCCTGCCAGAGGTTACCGGCGTCGACGGTGAGCAGCAGGTCGGCGGTGGCGTTCTCGCCCTCGGCCTTGATCCGCTGCATCAGCGGCGCTTCCTTGTCGGTGATGAACTTGATCTTCACCCCGGTCTCTTTGGTGTAGGCGTCGAATACCGGCTTGATCAGCTCGTCGATCCGCGAGGAATACACCACCACCTCGTCCGCCGCCTGGGCGGCTGTGCCGAACAGGGTCAGAGCCAGAGCGGCCAGTACGTGCTTGCGTGGCAACATGGTGCGGTCCTCGGAAGTCATGAGAGGCGCAAATGGTAGTTAATCCCATTTGGCTTCTCAACCGAACTGACAAAGGAGGAGTTACCAGATGTTGCGGGGGCCTCAGGCCCGCGCCAGTTCCGGCAGGTCACCGCTCAAGCCCAAGGCTTGGCGCACGAACAGCGCCTTGGCTTCGGGCAGTTGCTCGACCCATTTCAGGCCACTGTTACGCAACCAGCGCAGCGGCAGGGGATCGGCCTGGAACAGCCGCTCGAAACCTTCCATCGCCGCCATCAAGGCCAGGTTGTGCGGCATGCGCCGGCGTTCGAAACGGCTCAGCACGCGAACATCGGCCAGGCGCTCGCCTCGCTCGTAGGCATGCTGCAGCTCTTCGGCCAGCACCGCGGCATCGAGAAAACCGAGGTTGACACCCTGCCCGGCCAACGGGTGAATGGTGTGCGCGGCATCGCCGATCAGCGCCAGGCCTTCGGCCACGTAGCGTTTGGCGTGACGCTGGCGCAATGGCACACAGACCCGCGGATCGGCCTGCAGCACGCCGCCCAGACGCCCTTCGAAGGCGCGTTCGAGCTCGACGCAGAACGCTTCGTCGCTCAAGGCCATCAAGTGCTCCGCCTGCTCCGGCGTGGTCGACCAGACGATCGAGCACCAGTCCTGTTGGCCGTCGCGCAGCAGGGGCAGGAACGCCAGCGGCCCCTCATCGGTAAAACGCTGCCAGGCCGTGGTCTGATGCGGCTGGGCACAACGCACGCTGGTGACGATGGCGTGGTGCAGGTAATCCCACTCACGGGTCTCACAGCCGGTCAGGCGGCGCACCGCCGAGTTGGCGCCATCAGCGGCAATCACCAACGGTGCACGCAGGGTGCGACCGTCAGACAGGGTCAGCAGCCAGTCATCGCCAGAGCGGCGCATCTGCTCCAGGCGGGCATTGGCCAGCAGGCCGACTTCGCTGTCGTGCAGACGCTCCAGCAGGCCATCCTGTACCACCCGGTTTTCGACGATATGGCCCAGCACCTCGGCATGCACACTGGCCGCCGAGAAGTGGATCTGGCCGGTACCGCTGCCATCCCACACGCGCATGTCCGAGTACGGGCTCAGGCGCCGCTCGCTGATACCCTGCCAGGCGCCCAGGCGCTCGAGGATGCGCTGGCTGGCCGCCGACAAGGCGCTGACCCGCGGCTCGAACGCCGACTGCTGGTCGAACGGCTTGATCGACAGCGGGCTGCCGTCGAGCAAGAGAATTTCCAGGCCGCTGTGCTGCAACGCCAGGGCCAGGGCGCTGCCGACCATACCGGCACCGACAATCAAC encodes:
- a CDS encoding 2-octaprenyl-3-methyl-6-methoxy-1,4-benzoquinol hydroxylase, with translation MRADLLIVGAGMVGSALALALQHSGLEILLLDGSPLSIKPFDQQSAFEPRVSALSAASQRILERLGAWQGISERRLSPYSDMRVWDGSGTGQIHFSAASVHAEVLGHIVENRVVQDGLLERLHDSEVGLLANARLEQMRRSGDDWLLTLSDGRTLRAPLVIAADGANSAVRRLTGCETREWDYLHHAIVTSVRCAQPHQTTAWQRFTDEGPLAFLPLLRDGQQDWCSIVWSTTPEQAEHLMALSDEAFCVELERAFEGRLGGVLQADPRVCVPLRQRHAKRYVAEGLALIGDAAHTIHPLAGQGVNLGFLDAAVLAEELQHAYERGERLADVRVLSRFERRRMPHNLALMAAMEGFERLFQADPLPLRWLRNSGLKWVEQLPEAKALFVRQALGLSGDLPELARA
- a CDS encoding ABC transporter permease; translated protein: MAHPAQRRWYPLVFSIAALVLLPLSVLLLSWQAVDMQIWSHLLDTQMSRLLGNTLTLILGVGVGVTVLGVSLAWLTSLCEFPGRRWLDWALMLPFAIPAYVLAFVFVGLLDFAGPVQTLLREWFGPMRLPRVRSTGGVITVLVLVFYPYVYLLARNAFLAQGKGLMEAARVLGLSPLQAFWRVAMPMARPAIGAGVALALMETLADFGAVSVFNFDTFTTAIYKTWYGFFSLSSAAQLASLLLLAVMLVLYGERRARGAVRSSNERPRGKALYHLRGVKALAASSWCVLVFACAFVVPMLQLVTWFWQRGRFDLDERYAGLILHTLYLGGMAALITVCVALVLAFARRQAPTSGIRAGVGLANLGYALPGSVLAVSIMLAFSYLDNQLVVPLSNWLGGAGKPLLLGSLSALLLAYLVRFIAVAYGPLENSLERIRPSLPEASRSLGVGGPRLFFKVYLPLLVPGALSAALLVFVDVLKEMPATLLMRPFGWDTLAVRVFEMTSEGEWARASLPALTLVLVGLLPVIGLIRRSARHPGQTR
- a CDS encoding extracellular solute-binding protein; protein product: MLPRKHVLAALALTLFGTAAQAADEVVVYSSRIDELIKPVFDAYTKETGVKIKFITDKEAPLMQRIKAEGENATADLLLTVDAGNLWQAEQMGILQPIKSDVIDKNIPAQYRASSHDWTGLSLRARTIAYSTERVKPEELTTYEALADKNWEGRLCLRTAKKVYNQSLTATLIETHGEKKTEEIIKGWVNNLSTDVFSDDTALLQAINAGQCDVGIVNTYYYGRLHKENPKLAVKLFWPNQADRGVHVNLSGIGLTKYAPHPEAAKKLVEWMTGAEAQKIFAGVNQEFPANPAVKPSEEVAAWGTFKADSIPVEVAGKRQAEAIRLMDRAGWN